One genomic window of Haloarchaeobius salinus includes the following:
- the pdhA gene encoding pyruvate dehydrogenase (acetyl-transferring) E1 component subunit alpha, giving the protein MSSEAENLVRVMSPGGSAVGDRQLGESEAKALYESMVLARTFDEKAISLHRQGRIGTYAPMRGQEAAQVGAAAAMADSDYLFPTYRDHAMFVERGIDLREVLLHLLGDGQYVDREDGDDLTTFTSAIPIATQLPHAVGVGMAAKYKGDEVASLVSFGDGATSEGDFHEGMNFAGVFDTPTVFFCQNNGYAISVPRERQTASATIAQKAQAYGFDGVRVDGNDVFAVHDVVSEALEKAKNGGGPTLIEAVTYRRGAHTTTDDPSVYRDEDEAADWLQEDPLDRSRTYLEEEFGWSEEDQEAVDQWATEEVARAVDAAEEHTGYEPEEMFEHVYEEMPAHLREQRRQLPEDPQVGH; this is encoded by the coding sequence ATGTCAAGTGAGGCTGAAAACCTGGTCCGTGTGATGTCGCCGGGTGGCTCCGCCGTCGGAGACCGCCAGCTCGGTGAGAGCGAGGCGAAAGCGCTCTACGAGTCCATGGTGCTCGCACGGACATTCGACGAGAAGGCGATCAGCCTCCACCGCCAGGGCCGCATCGGAACCTACGCCCCGATGCGTGGGCAGGAGGCGGCCCAGGTCGGTGCGGCCGCCGCCATGGCGGACTCGGACTACCTGTTCCCGACCTACCGGGACCACGCGATGTTCGTCGAGCGCGGCATCGACCTGCGCGAGGTCCTGCTCCACCTCCTCGGCGACGGCCAGTACGTCGACCGCGAGGACGGCGACGACCTGACGACGTTCACCAGTGCGATCCCCATCGCAACGCAGCTGCCCCACGCAGTCGGTGTCGGCATGGCGGCGAAGTACAAGGGCGACGAGGTCGCCTCGCTCGTCTCCTTCGGCGACGGCGCGACGAGCGAGGGTGACTTCCACGAGGGGATGAACTTCGCCGGCGTCTTCGACACGCCGACGGTGTTCTTCTGCCAGAACAACGGCTACGCCATCTCGGTCCCGCGCGAGCGCCAGACCGCGAGCGCCACCATCGCCCAGAAGGCCCAGGCGTACGGCTTCGACGGCGTCCGCGTCGACGGCAACGACGTGTTCGCGGTGCACGACGTCGTGAGCGAGGCGCTGGAGAAGGCCAAGAACGGCGGCGGCCCGACGCTCATCGAGGCCGTCACCTACCGCCGCGGCGCGCACACGACGACCGACGACCCCTCGGTCTACCGCGACGAGGACGAGGCCGCCGACTGGCTGCAGGAGGACCCGCTCGACCGCTCGCGGACCTATCTGGAGGAGGAGTTCGGCTGGAGCGAGGAGGACCAGGAGGCCGTCGACCAGTGGGCCACCGAGGAGGTCGCCCGCGCGGTCGACGCCGCCGAGGAGCACACCGGCTACGAGCCCGAGGAGATGTTCGAGCACGTCTACGAGGAGATGCCCGCCCACCTCCGCGAGCAGCGCCGGCAGCTCCCCGAGGACCCGCAGGTCGGCCACTGA
- a CDS encoding M28 family peptidase → MSNWIGRTFTSDTGWDHLETLVDVGNRMAGSDGERAAAEATRDALAEAGARDAHLDEFEIQGWERGDSEIRAADATYADAHECIALPRSPADEVAGELVDLGHGLPEDFEGTDCEGKVVIARSDVPEHYDRYLHRREKYYHAVEAGAAAFVYRNHVEGCLPPTGSVGTDESPVGDIPAVGVSAETGAQLVRRHEGEALTVAVSAETPTATSQNVHAELGPDTDEVVYVTSHVDAHDISTGAMDNGAGTAMVVELARILADLEADLETRVRFVAFGAEEVGLVGSAHEADRVDLDDVKVVVNADGVAQGRDLALYTHGFDELDDAVETVADRFEHPVETVPKLGPHSDHWPFTKWGVPGYHAYGKSGGSGRGWGHTHADTLDKLEVRDLREQAILLAALTVQVAAESFEIPHKEPEEIAEALEDEDLAEGMKITGDWPYGED, encoded by the coding sequence ATGAGCAACTGGATCGGTCGCACCTTCACGAGCGACACCGGGTGGGACCACCTCGAGACGCTGGTCGACGTCGGCAACCGCATGGCCGGCAGCGATGGCGAACGCGCCGCTGCGGAGGCAACGCGCGACGCGCTCGCCGAGGCAGGCGCACGCGATGCACACCTCGACGAGTTCGAGATACAGGGCTGGGAGCGTGGCGACAGCGAGATTCGAGCCGCCGACGCGACCTACGCCGACGCACACGAGTGCATCGCGCTCCCACGCAGCCCGGCCGACGAGGTCGCCGGGGAGCTCGTCGATCTCGGCCACGGCCTCCCCGAGGACTTCGAGGGGACCGACTGCGAGGGCAAGGTCGTCATCGCCCGGAGCGACGTCCCCGAACACTACGACCGCTACCTCCACCGCCGGGAGAAGTACTACCACGCCGTCGAGGCGGGTGCCGCCGCGTTCGTCTACCGGAACCACGTCGAGGGCTGTCTCCCACCGACGGGCTCCGTCGGGACCGACGAGTCACCGGTCGGCGACATCCCCGCCGTCGGCGTCTCCGCCGAGACGGGCGCGCAGCTGGTCCGCCGGCACGAGGGCGAGGCGCTCACCGTCGCCGTCAGTGCCGAGACGCCCACTGCCACCAGCCAGAACGTCCACGCCGAGCTCGGCCCCGACACCGACGAGGTCGTCTACGTCACCAGCCACGTCGACGCCCACGACATCTCCACGGGCGCGATGGACAACGGCGCGGGCACCGCGATGGTCGTCGAGCTCGCACGCATCCTCGCCGACCTCGAGGCCGACCTCGAGACCCGCGTCCGCTTCGTCGCCTTCGGTGCCGAGGAGGTGGGGCTCGTCGGGTCCGCGCACGAGGCCGACCGCGTCGACCTCGACGACGTGAAGGTCGTGGTCAACGCAGACGGCGTCGCCCAGGGCCGCGACCTCGCGCTCTACACCCACGGCTTCGACGAACTCGACGACGCCGTCGAGACCGTCGCCGACCGTTTCGAACACCCCGTCGAGACCGTCCCGAAGCTCGGTCCCCACAGCGACCACTGGCCGTTCACGAAGTGGGGCGTCCCCGGCTACCACGCCTACGGCAAGTCCGGCGGCTCGGGCCGCGGCTGGGGCCACACCCACGCCGACACCCTCGACAAGCTCGAGGTACGGGACCTCCGCGAGCAGGCCATTCTGCTGGCCGCACTCACCGTCCAGGTCGCGGCCGAGTCGTTCGAGATTCCGCACAAGGAGCCCGAGGAGATCGCCGAGGCCCTCGAGGACGAGGACCTCGCCGAGGGCATGAAGATCACCGGCGACTGGCCCTACGGCGAGGACTGA
- a CDS encoding ATP-NAD kinase yields the protein MESAARDSDEPPTVGVVGAEQDTVERIRAAVAEANAVPLAGDATSVGDAAFVVAGGERALGELASAEVDVPVLAVDAGAGVRSVAAADASAAIAAVLDDEIARTTRRAFAVRVGDERHQAVFDVTLVTTEPARISEYCVAAGGEVVSQFRADGVVVATPAGSRGYARAAGGPVVAGTAPVAAVVPIAPFAIDTNHWVVSNEDVVLSVERDEGSVSLLVDDRAVGTVDPAAPVRLSPGHELELLCPPGSQPPW from the coding sequence ATGGAGAGTGCCGCCCGCGACAGCGACGAGCCGCCGACCGTCGGCGTCGTCGGGGCAGAGCAGGACACGGTCGAACGCATCAGGGCCGCCGTCGCGGAGGCGAACGCGGTCCCGCTGGCTGGCGACGCGACCAGCGTCGGTGACGCGGCGTTCGTCGTCGCCGGCGGCGAGCGGGCGCTCGGCGAGCTGGCGAGCGCGGAAGTCGACGTGCCGGTGCTGGCGGTCGATGCGGGCGCTGGCGTCCGGTCGGTGGCTGCCGCGGACGCGTCGGCTGCCATCGCGGCCGTCCTCGACGACGAGATAGCGCGGACCACGCGGCGCGCGTTCGCGGTCCGCGTCGGCGACGAACGCCACCAGGCGGTGTTCGACGTGACGCTCGTGACGACCGAGCCGGCGCGCATCTCGGAGTACTGCGTGGCGGCCGGCGGCGAGGTGGTCTCGCAGTTCCGGGCGGACGGCGTCGTCGTCGCCACGCCGGCCGGGAGCCGCGGCTACGCCCGCGCTGCGGGTGGGCCGGTCGTCGCCGGAACCGCGCCGGTCGCCGCGGTCGTGCCGATCGCGCCCTTCGCCATCGACACGAACCACTGGGTCGTCTCGAACGAGGACGTGGTCCTCTCGGTCGAGCGCGACGAGGGCAGCGTCTCGCTGCTCGTCGACGACCGGGCCGTGGGCACGGTCGACCCGGCGGCACCGGTCCGACTGTCGCCCGGGCACGAACTCGAACTGCTCTGTCCACCCGGGAGCCAGCCACCGTGGTAG
- a CDS encoding DUF7313 family protein yields MDPNVMLGPLDQLGREVVAGVLVIEFVLFGLVVTNMLTRFLAYRRNVAEAAEEDVESLSRHPLHEATNVLLLLGTFYYTTYEPHGGIVLSMFIVGLVITDVFEHEVRSVDLRKDDKLRAPKGALGISVFTLAYAGFQSLFFLVSDYWGAIV; encoded by the coding sequence ATGGACCCAAACGTGATGCTCGGCCCGCTCGACCAGCTCGGGCGCGAGGTCGTCGCAGGCGTGCTGGTTATCGAGTTCGTCCTGTTCGGACTCGTCGTCACCAACATGCTGACCCGATTCCTCGCGTACCGCCGTAACGTCGCCGAGGCGGCCGAGGAGGACGTCGAGTCGCTGAGTCGGCACCCGCTGCACGAGGCGACGAACGTGCTCCTCCTGCTCGGAACGTTCTACTACACCACCTACGAGCCCCACGGCGGCATCGTCCTCTCGATGTTCATCGTCGGCCTCGTCATCACCGACGTCTTCGAACACGAGGTCCGCAGCGTCGACCTCCGCAAGGACGACAAACTCCGCGCACCGAAGGGTGCCCTCGGAATCTCCGTGTTCACGCTCGCCTACGCCGGCTTCCAGTCCCTGTTCTTCCTCGTCTCGGACTACTGGGGCGCTATCGTCTGA
- a CDS encoding DUF7314 family protein has protein sequence MADEFMKGLAIATASGLIWMVLAGWYNTPGFEDTQLLGADPADPSALEAIALIVKEGLFWFMILGALTFWVVLPMARQARARFAN, from the coding sequence ATGGCTGACGAATTCATGAAGGGCCTGGCCATCGCGACGGCCTCCGGCCTCATCTGGATGGTGCTCGCCGGCTGGTACAACACCCCCGGCTTCGAGGACACCCAGCTCCTCGGTGCGGACCCGGCGGACCCGAGCGCACTGGAGGCGATCGCCCTCATCGTCAAGGAGGGCCTCTTCTGGTTCATGATCCTGGGTGCGCTGACGTTCTGGGTCGTCCTCCCGATGGCACGCCAGGCGCGCGCACGGTTCGCCAACTAA
- a CDS encoding DUF7315 family membrane protein: MDDADTGEPPESPASEESSGFRSREVEVPMRLYKTVTVFATMLAMTGVILGFIVLDTATNNASAALSEVNLVLALFGLGLIVAGAAIYAFSTRFRTAGMGKSKDDTDEESDNG, from the coding sequence ATGGACGACGCAGACACCGGAGAGCCGCCCGAATCACCAGCGTCCGAGGAGTCGTCGGGCTTCCGCAGCCGCGAGGTCGAGGTGCCCATGCGGCTGTACAAGACGGTCACGGTGTTCGCGACCATGCTCGCGATGACGGGCGTCATCCTCGGGTTCATCGTGCTCGACACCGCGACGAACAACGCGAGCGCGGCGCTCTCGGAGGTGAACCTGGTGCTCGCGTTGTTCGGGCTCGGTCTCATCGTCGCGGGCGCGGCCATCTACGCGTTCTCAACGCGCTTCCGGACCGCGGGAATGGGAAAGTCTAAAGACGACACCGACGAAGAATCCGACAATGGCTGA
- a CDS encoding cytochrome bc complex cytochrome b subunit: protein MPEDNDSEPIADGSGTGIVAPDDETPTWSERKERTQGLSRLTYEYFERARREDQDLRMESDYVERDVLGFPAWPHEMIRNFALTSFFVGLILFLSATLPPHIGPPADPSSTPAIILPDWYLYWSFGLLKLGPLNPELSILGGSKLMADRTYGVVANIVVVGFIAIVPFLNKGSARRPVEQPFWAGIGVMGVAFAFTIAALSVKNLLPMDSHLLFDLTFLIPPVLGLIAYTVLRAMQEGYMYSLNRRYYRLRPPK from the coding sequence ATGCCAGAAGACAACGACTCCGAACCCATCGCAGACGGCAGCGGTACCGGCATCGTCGCGCCGGACGACGAGACCCCCACGTGGAGCGAGCGCAAGGAGCGCACACAGGGTCTCTCCCGGCTGACCTACGAGTACTTCGAGCGCGCGCGCCGCGAGGACCAGGACCTCCGGATGGAGTCCGACTACGTCGAGCGTGACGTGCTCGGCTTCCCCGCGTGGCCACACGAGATGATCCGGAACTTCGCCCTGACGAGCTTCTTCGTCGGGCTCATCCTGTTCCTCTCCGCCACGCTCCCGCCGCACATCGGCCCGCCGGCCGACCCGTCCTCGACGCCGGCGATCATCCTGCCCGACTGGTACCTGTACTGGTCGTTCGGCCTGCTGAAGCTCGGCCCGCTCAACCCCGAGCTGTCCATCCTCGGCGGCAGCAAGCTGATGGCCGACCGCACCTACGGTGTCGTCGCGAACATCGTCGTCGTCGGCTTCATCGCGATAGTGCCGTTCCTCAACAAGGGGAGCGCGCGCCGCCCCGTCGAGCAGCCGTTCTGGGCCGGTATCGGCGTCATGGGTGTCGCCTTCGCGTTCACCATCGCCGCGCTGTCGGTCAAGAACCTGCTGCCGATGGACTCGCACCTGCTGTTCGACCTGACGTTCCTCATCCCGCCCGTGCTGGGACTCATCGCCTACACGGTGCTCCGGGCGATGCAGGAGGGGTACATGTACAGCCTGAACCGCCGGTACTACCGTCTCCGGCCGCCGAAGTAA
- a CDS encoding cytochrome b: MSLQKKDEYDHTGWMKTKDLTPVEKTYLMTLIWLDKRLRVVDYLELLEDLYYKVNLQMPKSHTEQYNLDNKFWYWYPLYALGSFSTIAYVVAAISGALLGFYYSPSTAGDPSAAYNQIVFIMQDLNFGFMLRSLHRWSAQVMVAAVFLHMLRVYFTGAYKEPRELNWILGIILISLTMVFGYTGYLLPWDQLAFWAGQIGVEMSLSIPLAGEWVAQLIFGGFTLTQSTLQRMYILHVFVLPFVVTTLIALHIGIVWMQGIAEPH, translated from the coding sequence ATGAGTCTGCAAAAGAAAGACGAGTACGACCACACGGGGTGGATGAAGACGAAGGACCTCACCCCCGTCGAGAAGACGTACCTGATGACGCTCATCTGGCTCGACAAGCGCCTCCGGGTCGTCGACTACCTGGAGCTGCTGGAGGACCTGTACTACAAGGTCAACCTCCAGATGCCGAAGAGCCACACCGAGCAGTACAACCTCGACAACAAGTTCTGGTACTGGTACCCGCTGTACGCGCTGGGGTCGTTCTCCACGATAGCGTACGTGGTGGCAGCGATCTCCGGTGCACTGCTCGGATTCTACTACTCCCCGTCGACCGCGGGGGACCCGTCGGCGGCGTACAACCAGATCGTGTTCATCATGCAGGACCTGAACTTCGGGTTCATGCTCCGGTCGCTCCATCGCTGGTCCGCACAGGTGATGGTCGCGGCCGTGTTCCTGCACATGCTCCGCGTGTACTTCACCGGCGCGTACAAGGAGCCCCGCGAGCTGAACTGGATCCTCGGCATCATCCTCATCTCCCTGACGATGGTGTTCGGCTACACGGGCTACCTGCTCCCGTGGGACCAGCTCGCGTTCTGGGCGGGCCAGATCGGTGTCGAGATGTCGCTCTCGATCCCGCTCGCCGGCGAGTGGGTCGCACAGCTCATCTTCGGCGGCTTCACCCTGACGCAGTCGACGCTGCAGCGGATGTACATCCTGCACGTGTTCGTCCTGCCCTTCGTGGTGACGACGCTGATCGCACTGCACATCGGCATCGTCTGGATGCAGGGTATCGCGGAACCGCACTGA
- a CDS encoding ubiquinol-cytochrome c reductase iron-sulfur subunit — protein MPVDEDKYPVESDRRRFVKGVVGGASLAGIATAGAAAVNSTTSSSGGGGGTVTFRAIENTDGPAPRGMPQIPIELEPVEGEDDFYIKGRWPEVQEIEEQGRTFMVAREEIAGETYSSEWFQYCGVQTYPGVYPDAEEENSDLTNYFKYNANSKFDWQNEEVSGGQRMKLSHFADYETWGNGIGTAGMGKPATGSWRSEGLEPAETMAIEVIRSTRIEEAAQDNEWLAATTDRGVMAHLNKCTHFCCVPAFKGQAGAANFGAADRVYCQCHQSVYDPFNIISTNFVALPRPARD, from the coding sequence ATGCCAGTAGACGAAGACAAGTATCCGGTCGAATCGGACCGTCGTCGCTTCGTGAAGGGCGTCGTCGGTGGCGCATCGCTCGCCGGCATCGCTACAGCGGGCGCAGCGGCCGTCAACAGCACGACATCGTCCAGTGGCGGTGGCGGTGGCACGGTGACGTTCCGCGCCATCGAGAACACCGACGGACCCGCACCGCGGGGGATGCCCCAGATCCCCATCGAACTCGAACCCGTCGAGGGCGAGGACGACTTCTACATCAAGGGCCGCTGGCCAGAGGTCCAGGAGATCGAGGAGCAGGGGCGGACCTTCATGGTCGCCCGTGAGGAGATCGCCGGCGAGACGTACTCCTCGGAGTGGTTCCAGTACTGCGGCGTCCAGACCTATCCGGGCGTCTACCCCGACGCGGAGGAGGAGAACTCCGACCTGACCAACTACTTCAAGTACAACGCGAACTCGAAGTTCGACTGGCAGAACGAGGAGGTCAGCGGTGGCCAGCGGATGAAGCTGAGCCACTTCGCCGACTACGAGACGTGGGGCAACGGCATCGGCACCGCCGGCATGGGCAAGCCCGCGACCGGTAGCTGGCGCTCCGAGGGGCTCGAGCCCGCCGAGACGATGGCCATCGAGGTCATCCGTTCGACCCGCATCGAGGAGGCGGCCCAGGACAACGAGTGGCTGGCCGCCACGACGGACCGCGGCGTCATGGCCCACCTGAACAAGTGCACGCACTTCTGCTGCGTGCCGGCGTTCAAGGGCCAGGCCGGTGCCGCCAACTTCGGCGCGGCCGACCGCGTCTACTGTCAGTGCCACCAGTCGGTGTACGACCCGTTCAACATCATCAGCACGAACTTCGTGGCTCTGCCGCGGCCGGCGAGGGACTAG
- a CDS encoding DUF7318 family protein, with amino-acid sequence MSTKGSNYGDIHRYEPARESTAAAVAIVLLTVIEVVFIGLFTYGLVNGWGLSGEGNMYLGFLLAIVFIDLAFILLLYRKEFLPDVMIVKKRRRKWEDLYVREEDVDGEQLGDASALDTLKRAVYPYYKK; translated from the coding sequence ATGTCCACGAAAGGAAGCAACTACGGCGACATCCACCGGTACGAACCGGCGAGAGAGAGCACGGCCGCAGCGGTCGCCATCGTCCTGCTGACCGTCATCGAGGTCGTCTTCATCGGACTGTTCACGTACGGCCTGGTCAACGGCTGGGGACTGAGCGGTGAGGGGAACATGTACCTCGGGTTCCTGCTCGCCATCGTCTTCATCGACCTCGCGTTCATCCTCCTGCTCTACCGCAAGGAGTTCCTGCCAGACGTGATGATCGTCAAGAAGCGCCGTCGGAAGTGGGAGGACCTCTACGTCCGCGAGGAGGACGTCGACGGCGAGCAGCTCGGCGACGCAAGCGCGCTCGACACACTCAAACGTGCGGTGTATCCCTACTACAAGAAATAA
- a CDS encoding plastocyanin/azurin family copper-binding protein, whose amino-acid sequence MAASGVAGGAGAASAAAAQEDTRSSGSFAVQEGNNSTDNGTANNTTAAPDGGGGGGSATVAVGPNGDYVYTPGTETPLYISPGTTVTFEWESDNHNINPTSVPEESDWEGHMPTENTGFTYEYTFETLGTYEYQCDPHVGLGMVGTIEVNESGQAPGGEGGGEVDPEHMGVPIQAHWVGIATILAIMSSLMFTFYVLKYGESAHTSSPGRD is encoded by the coding sequence ATGGCTGCCAGCGGCGTTGCCGGCGGCGCTGGAGCCGCGAGTGCGGCCGCCGCCCAGGAGGACACACGGTCGTCCGGCTCGTTCGCCGTCCAGGAGGGCAACAACTCCACCGACAACGGCACGGCCAACAACACGACCGCTGCTCCTGACGGCGGCGGTGGCGGCGGTAGCGCGACCGTCGCGGTCGGCCCGAACGGCGACTACGTGTACACACCTGGTACGGAGACGCCACTCTACATCAGTCCGGGGACGACGGTGACGTTCGAGTGGGAGTCGGACAACCACAACATCAACCCCACGTCGGTCCCCGAAGAGTCGGACTGGGAGGGTCACATGCCCACCGAGAATACCGGGTTCACGTACGAGTACACCTTCGAGACGCTCGGTACCTACGAGTACCAGTGCGACCCCCACGTCGGCCTCGGCATGGTCGGCACCATCGAGGTCAACGAGTCCGGTCAGGCACCGGGCGGCGAAGGTGGCGGCGAGGTCGACCCCGAGCACATGGGCGTTCCCATCCAGGCCCACTGGGTCGGCATCGCGACCATCCTCGCCATCATGAGCTCGCTGATGTTCACGTTCTACGTGCTCAAGTACGGCGAGTCCGCACACACGAGCAGCCCAGGGAGGGACTGA
- a CDS encoding DUF7319 domain-containing protein, whose amino-acid sequence MTDAGPSRSEGEDEQADRNEAAGSTPAEATESTDAVEPSETEQLSDEELRRQVEEKYDFDDFGPAEMAEMSYEEWDAAFDPETWIVGEELLDRVEQDLNAQIASRDVFAVIERVTYEGEEVLLAYSDEGYAMVFPDGSIDGFGTVLRDVKPTVALCSMDEYEPTEPPAEAVLPHPDEIPEGSGQLGNNMLQVVATTLLLGALGLVAGAFLATGNAGDDLARGIMIVMAMVFAIAGVALFLTVANARLSDRFRAEEYRDRLRAIGLEDGERPSFLPVEPEGDPRESVGVSDTPDSES is encoded by the coding sequence ATGACCGACGCTGGACCGTCCCGGTCCGAGGGCGAGGACGAGCAGGCCGACCGGAACGAGGCGGCCGGCTCGACGCCCGCGGAGGCGACGGAGTCGACCGACGCCGTCGAGCCGTCGGAGACGGAGCAACTCTCCGACGAGGAGCTCCGCCGCCAGGTCGAGGAGAAGTACGACTTCGACGACTTCGGCCCGGCCGAGATGGCGGAGATGAGCTACGAGGAGTGGGACGCCGCGTTCGACCCGGAGACGTGGATCGTCGGCGAGGAGCTGCTCGACCGCGTCGAGCAGGACCTCAACGCCCAGATCGCCAGCCGGGACGTGTTCGCCGTCATCGAGCGCGTCACGTACGAGGGCGAGGAGGTCCTGCTCGCGTACTCAGACGAGGGGTACGCGATGGTGTTCCCCGACGGCTCCATCGACGGCTTCGGGACCGTCCTCCGCGACGTCAAGCCGACCGTCGCGCTCTGCTCGATGGACGAGTACGAGCCCACGGAGCCGCCCGCCGAGGCAGTGTTGCCCCACCCGGACGAGATCCCGGAGGGGAGCGGCCAGCTGGGAAACAACATGCTGCAGGTCGTCGCCACGACGCTGTTGCTGGGGGCGCTCGGGCTCGTCGCCGGGGCGTTCCTCGCGACCGGCAACGCCGGCGACGACCTCGCACGGGGCATCATGATCGTGATGGCGATGGTGTTCGCCATCGCGGGCGTCGCGCTGTTCCTGACCGTGGCCAACGCCAGGCTCTCCGACCGCTTCCGCGCGGAGGAGTACCGCGACCGCCTGCGTGCCATCGGTCTCGAGGACGGCGAGCGGCCGTCGTTCCTCCCCGTCGAGCCCGAGGGGGACCCCCGCGAGTCCGTGGGTGTCAGCGACACGCCCGACTCCGAGTCGTAG
- a CDS encoding DUF7321 family protein produces the protein MVEDLTVATVALTMVSASFPFYLYGAWIMIDTEVVTWDVLVYHLKFIVVGLTLNTLPVVLWMGPRLINEQQFGGLAALHSFLGLQAYALLLFALTGIYHILQAKRRLNLYDDPDPDIALDDIHENMPAWRFRLRVGVFGYVVFWILAYVVGIMRYVVLYQIF, from the coding sequence ATGGTCGAGGACCTCACCGTCGCCACGGTCGCGCTGACCATGGTCTCCGCGAGCTTCCCTTTCTACCTCTACGGCGCGTGGATCATGATCGACACCGAGGTCGTCACGTGGGACGTCCTCGTCTACCACTTGAAGTTCATCGTGGTCGGGCTGACGCTGAACACCCTCCCCGTCGTCCTCTGGATGGGCCCCCGGCTCATCAACGAGCAGCAGTTCGGCGGGCTGGCCGCCCTGCACTCCTTCCTCGGCCTGCAGGCGTACGCCCTCCTGCTCTTTGCCCTCACCGGCATCTACCACATCCTGCAGGCCAAGCGCCGGCTCAACCTCTATGACGACCCCGACCCCGACATCGCGCTGGACGATATCCACGAGAACATGCCCGCGTGGCGGTTCCGCCTCCGCGTCGGCGTCTTCGGCTACGTCGTCTTCTGGATACTGGCCTACGTCGTCGGCATCATGCGCTACGTCGTGCTGTACCAGATCTTCTGA
- the nth gene encoding endonuclease III — protein sequence MGTPLETRSAQAGEVVERLEAEYPDSAISLRFSNRLELLVAVVLSAQCTDERVNEVTAELFEQYETAADYAEASEEQLAEDIYGITFHNNKGGYLQGIGGILVEEHDGEVPDTMSALTDLPGVGRKTANVVLQHGHDIVEGIVVDTHVQRLSRRLGLTEEERPATIEPDLQEVVPEGKWQEFTHLLIDHGRAVCGARSADCDACVLADICPSEQGDSDVDLASGEPW from the coding sequence ATGGGAACCCCACTGGAGACACGCTCGGCGCAGGCCGGGGAAGTGGTCGAACGGCTGGAGGCGGAGTATCCGGACTCGGCCATCTCGCTGCGTTTCTCGAACCGGCTGGAGCTGCTCGTCGCGGTCGTCCTCTCGGCGCAGTGCACCGACGAGCGCGTGAACGAGGTCACCGCGGAGCTGTTCGAGCAGTACGAGACCGCCGCGGACTACGCCGAAGCGAGCGAGGAGCAGCTCGCCGAGGACATCTACGGCATCACCTTCCACAACAACAAGGGCGGCTACCTGCAGGGCATCGGCGGGATTCTCGTCGAGGAGCACGACGGGGAGGTCCCGGACACGATGTCGGCGCTGACCGACCTGCCGGGCGTGGGGCGCAAGACCGCGAACGTCGTGCTCCAGCACGGTCACGACATCGTCGAGGGCATCGTCGTCGACACGCACGTCCAGCGGCTCTCCCGGCGGCTCGGGCTGACCGAGGAGGAGCGTCCGGCGACCATCGAGCCGGACCTGCAGGAGGTCGTCCCCGAGGGAAAGTGGCAGGAGTTCACCCACCTGCTCATCGACCACGGGCGGGCGGTCTGTGGCGCGCGGTCGGCGGACTGCGACGCCTGCGTGCTCGCGGACATCTGTCCGTCGGAGCAGGGTGACTCGGATGTGGACCTCGCGTCGGGTGAGCCCTGGTGA